One Bremerella cremea genomic window carries:
- a CDS encoding glutamine synthetase III, giving the protein MAAIAAVTNYKPSAPAMNFLETPTQELFCANVFSKSVMKDRLPKPIFKSLMKTVETGEKLDTTVADYVASAMKDWAIEKGATHYAHVFYPLTGSTAEKHDSFLSPDGNGSAIAEFSGSQLIQGEPDGSSFPSGGIRQTFEARGYTAWDVTSPAYIMENPNGTTLCIPTAFVSWTGEALDKKTPVLRSMQALNKQAQRILALFGHTDGAMVSSTAGPEQEYFLVDRNFFFARPDLLNAGRTLFGAAPPKGQEFDDHYFGAIPDRVLAFMLESERELFKLGIPVKTRHNEVAPGQYEIAPLFEFANVATDHQQLIMITLRKVAEKYGMACLTHEKPFAGVNGSGKHVNWSMGSSSQGNLLDPGETPHENAQFLVFCGAVIRAVHKFQGLLRAVVASASNDHRLGANEAPPAIISIFLGDQLTDVFEQVKGGGANSSLPKGTLEIGADVLPPLPKDAGDRNRTSPFAFTGNRFEFRAVGSNQSIAGPLVAMNTIVAESLDYCATKLEEATGGDSSKLNGAIQSLLADIMKEHGTIVFNGDGYSEEWHQEAEKRGLLNLKTTADALPYLEKPEVKELFTKYGVLSERELESRLEIYLEQYCKSIAVETNLTIEMARTMIFPASIRYQNELASTCANLQALGYEFDKDTLDTMTKLVKSLQDSVATLITVAAKADGIECWHKKANCCCYEVLPAMNEVRKFADELEGYVADDLWPLPTYQEMLFIR; this is encoded by the coding sequence ATGGCCGCCATCGCCGCTGTTACCAACTACAAGCCCTCCGCCCCAGCCATGAATTTTTTGGAGACGCCGACCCAGGAACTCTTCTGTGCAAACGTCTTCAGCAAATCGGTCATGAAAGACCGTCTTCCCAAGCCGATCTTTAAGTCGCTGATGAAGACGGTTGAAACCGGGGAGAAACTAGATACGACCGTCGCCGACTACGTTGCCTCTGCAATGAAGGATTGGGCCATCGAAAAAGGGGCTACTCACTACGCCCACGTTTTCTACCCGTTAACCGGCAGCACCGCAGAAAAGCACGATAGCTTTTTGAGTCCAGATGGCAACGGCAGCGCCATCGCTGAGTTCAGCGGGTCGCAGCTCATCCAAGGGGAACCAGACGGTTCAAGCTTCCCTTCCGGCGGTATTCGCCAGACGTTTGAAGCCCGTGGTTATACCGCTTGGGACGTTACCAGCCCTGCTTACATCATGGAAAACCCGAACGGGACCACGCTGTGCATTCCCACGGCTTTCGTCTCGTGGACAGGGGAAGCCCTCGACAAGAAGACCCCAGTTCTGCGTTCGATGCAAGCTTTGAACAAGCAAGCTCAGCGAATTTTGGCCTTGTTCGGTCACACCGATGGAGCCATGGTCAGCTCGACTGCTGGTCCAGAACAAGAATACTTCTTGGTCGATCGCAATTTCTTCTTCGCTCGCCCTGACTTGCTCAACGCTGGTCGCACACTGTTTGGTGCGGCACCTCCGAAGGGTCAGGAATTCGACGATCACTACTTTGGTGCTATCCCCGATCGCGTTCTGGCATTCATGCTGGAATCGGAACGGGAACTGTTCAAGCTGGGCATCCCGGTCAAGACACGTCACAACGAAGTTGCTCCTGGTCAGTACGAAATTGCTCCGTTGTTCGAGTTCGCCAACGTGGCAACCGACCACCAGCAGTTGATTATGATCACCCTGCGTAAGGTCGCCGAAAAGTACGGCATGGCTTGCTTGACGCACGAAAAGCCTTTCGCTGGTGTCAACGGCTCGGGTAAGCACGTCAACTGGTCGATGGGCAGTTCGTCGCAAGGCAATTTGCTTGACCCAGGCGAAACCCCGCACGAAAACGCTCAGTTCCTCGTCTTCTGCGGTGCCGTCATCCGGGCCGTGCACAAGTTCCAAGGTCTGTTGCGTGCCGTGGTGGCTTCGGCTTCCAACGATCACCGCTTGGGTGCCAACGAAGCTCCTCCTGCGATCATCTCGATCTTCTTGGGCGACCAGTTGACGGACGTCTTTGAACAGGTCAAAGGTGGCGGTGCTAACAGCTCGTTGCCGAAGGGCACTCTGGAAATCGGTGCAGACGTTCTTCCGCCGCTGCCGAAGGATGCTGGCGACCGAAACCGTACCAGCCCGTTTGCGTTTACCGGCAACCGCTTTGAATTCCGTGCCGTTGGCTCCAACCAATCGATTGCTGGTCCGCTGGTCGCGATGAACACCATCGTTGCCGAGTCGCTGGACTACTGTGCGACCAAGCTGGAAGAAGCCACCGGTGGCGACAGCTCGAAGCTAAATGGTGCTATCCAAAGTCTTCTGGCCGACATCATGAAAGAACACGGTACGATCGTGTTCAATGGCGACGGCTACTCGGAAGAATGGCATCAAGAAGCCGAAAAACGTGGCTTGCTGAACCTGAAAACGACTGCCGACGCTTTGCCTTACCTGGAAAAGCCGGAAGTCAAAGAATTGTTCACCAAGTACGGTGTACTTTCCGAACGCGAACTGGAAAGCCGTCTGGAAATCTATCTGGAGCAGTACTGCAAGTCGATCGCGGTCGAAACCAATCTCACGATCGAGATGGCTCGCACCATGATCTTCCCAGCTTCCATCCGTTACCAGAACGAACTGGCATCAACTTGTGCCAACCTCCAAGCACTCGGCTACGAGTTCGACAAGGATACCCTGGATACGATGACCAAGTTGGTCAAATCGCTTCAGGACAGCGTCGCAACACTCATTACCGTTGCCGCCAAGGCCGACGGGATCGAATGTTGGCACAAGAAGGCAAACTGCTGCTGCTACGAAGTACTGCCAGCAATGAATGAAGTTCGCAAGTTTGCCGACGAACTGGAAGGTTACGTCGCCGACGACCTCTGGCCGTTGCCAACCTACCAAGAAATGCTGTTCATCCGCTAA
- a CDS encoding methyl-accepting chemotaxis protein, whose amino-acid sequence MLSKILFPQYAGLDTEEASLLYQEEQVVNSRTNRLFAVLMLIQACAAFGLALLISPQTWAGAASSTHPHIWGSAILAILLGVIPAYLGWFQAKNPMTRYVMAISQAGFSALFIHISGGRTEVHFYVFLSLAFLSLYRDPLVLLLSSVIIAADHILRGLLWPYSIFGLADPALLLVVEHAIWLVIEVAVLLVGIYASLKEAAGRCRQQVANRRQHLALNMAIDQLRPVFDRAAQGDLTVDIPEIQDQHVKSLQTDLDRTIRSWNRVIATFSRSVAGVTTSSSHLYSSSTNLSQSIQIQSDSLNAILNEVESLHQSIQSIRQNVSRAENATETANTIALQGEQSLAESEHSMKIIEESADQMIATVSTIQELAKQTNMLALNASIEAARSGEAGRGFAVVAQQVKELAGHCDKNVALVTQMIHQTRQHIRIGVEKSSRTSHQFKEVCSAVASINHETSGISTLTQDQGDSAERLRQQIANLKELHQSTRQNGDQLSSEGDVLEKLAHQLRECVHQFKFQAETEPMLTST is encoded by the coding sequence ATGCTTAGCAAAATCTTATTTCCTCAATATGCTGGCTTGGACACCGAGGAAGCCTCGCTGCTGTATCAAGAAGAGCAGGTCGTTAACTCTCGCACGAATCGCTTGTTCGCAGTGCTCATGCTCATTCAGGCTTGCGCTGCGTTTGGCTTAGCTCTTTTGATCTCTCCCCAAACATGGGCCGGTGCAGCCAGTAGCACCCATCCTCACATTTGGGGCTCCGCTATTTTGGCAATCTTGCTCGGTGTCATTCCGGCCTACCTAGGGTGGTTTCAAGCGAAAAACCCAATGACTCGTTACGTTATGGCGATCTCGCAAGCCGGGTTCTCTGCTTTATTCATCCATATCTCTGGTGGCCGAACCGAGGTCCATTTCTATGTGTTCCTTTCCTTAGCATTTTTGTCGCTCTACCGTGATCCCTTAGTCCTCCTGCTATCTTCCGTGATCATCGCTGCCGATCACATACTGCGTGGCTTGCTCTGGCCCTATTCGATCTTTGGTTTAGCAGATCCCGCTTTATTGTTGGTTGTGGAACATGCAATTTGGTTGGTGATTGAAGTTGCCGTCCTGCTTGTGGGTATCTATGCGTCGCTAAAAGAAGCTGCCGGACGCTGCCGCCAACAAGTTGCCAACCGCCGACAACATCTGGCCTTGAACATGGCAATCGACCAGCTTCGTCCCGTCTTCGATCGCGCTGCCCAAGGAGATCTGACGGTCGATATTCCGGAAATCCAAGACCAGCATGTCAAATCACTGCAAACAGATCTCGATCGTACAATCCGTTCCTGGAATCGCGTGATCGCAACGTTTTCGCGAAGCGTGGCAGGCGTCACCACCAGTTCAAGTCATCTTTACTCCAGCTCGACCAATCTATCGCAGTCGATTCAAATACAAAGTGACTCGCTCAATGCAATCTTGAACGAAGTGGAATCACTTCACCAGTCGATTCAATCGATTCGCCAAAATGTCAGTCGAGCCGAAAACGCAACCGAGACTGCCAATACTATTGCCCTTCAAGGCGAACAAAGCCTGGCCGAATCGGAACACTCGATGAAGATCATCGAAGAAAGCGCCGACCAAATGATTGCTACGGTCAGCACCATTCAAGAACTCGCCAAGCAGACGAACATGCTGGCCTTAAACGCTTCGATCGAGGCTGCCCGGTCCGGGGAAGCAGGTCGCGGTTTCGCAGTGGTCGCTCAACAAGTGAAAGAACTAGCAGGACACTGCGATAAGAACGTGGCCTTGGTCACCCAGATGATTCACCAAACCCGCCAACACATTCGAATCGGCGTCGAGAAAAGCAGTCGGACCAGTCATCAATTTAAAGAAGTTTGCTCTGCCGTTGCTTCCATCAATCACGAAACCAGCGGCATCTCCACGCTTACACAGGATCAGGGCGATTCCGCCGAACGCCTTCGCCAACAGATTGCCAACCTGAAAGAGCTTCATCAATCCACTCGTCAAAACGGCGACCAACTTTCCAGCGAAGGAGATGTCCTTGAAAAGCTGGCCCACCAACTGCGCGAGTGTGTCCATCAATTCAAGTTCCAGGCAGAAACAGAGCCAATGCTGACATCAACCTAG